The Glycine soja cultivar W05 chromosome 8, ASM419377v2, whole genome shotgun sequence genome has a window encoding:
- the LOC114424518 gene encoding ubiquitin carboxyl-terminal hydrolase 15-like isoform X3 encodes MPAYGVNMNEMNLNCVLMIILMIILPILGLLLWLENKLSNNFCESNHYSKWKELVQINDEINSLLFGQDGNTSSAHCACSFCGRLSDIVTRCSCCNTAIYCSNACHVMHWRFCHKYECVEIEMSEDLLESPSHRTHCLLMEPENKIYEGDAYYIEGGEEQNSVELSDETAMPRHGNINGINGCVVCGNPSCKACSRCIVIKSCSRTCQHFDWRSGHRFQCLVEKENSSEAALVNQARPAYGNVIFHCLVENHKNSNEVEDNAHLSIPLCLEFLSGNTNSRALNSSSLSQDATNNAREVEDQLRSLKKELAKIKDENITLRSECDEWGARARNSIDRLYSFKKENEHQLFILKQENELISNAEKQACQMINSLSQRLHCLQIAVESGVEERQKQEEYVHMLQNECTKAKIELQEQNKCIQRLALELDKTTQFVGCSICLTNEKNMTFGCGHMTCLECGSKIHKCHICRRKITIRIRLFSD; translated from the exons ATGCCTGCTTATGGGGTAAACATGAATGAGATGAATCTAAATTGTGTCCTTATGATCATATTGATGATTATATTACCCATCCTAGGGTTGCTTTTGTGGCTAGAAAATAAGTTATCCAATAATTTCTGTGAGAGCAATCATTACTCCAAATGGAAGGAACTAGTTCAGATCAATGATGAAATAAACAGCCTACTCTTTGGACAAGATGGGAACACTAGTAGTGCACACTGTGCTTGCTCCTTCTGTGGCCGATTAAGCGACATAGTCACAAGATGTTCATGCTGCAACACTGCTATATATTG TTCAAATGCATGCCATGTTATGCACTGGAGGTTTTGCCATAAATATGAATGTGTCGAGATAGAAATGTCAGAAGATCTGCTGGAATCACCTTCTCATAGAACCCATTGCCTTCTCATGGAGCCTGAAAAC AAAATATATGAGGGAGATGCTTACTACATTGAAGGAGGAGAAGAGCAAAATAGTGTTGAGTTGAGTGATGAAACAGCAATGCCTCGACATGGCAATATTAACGGTATCAATGGCTGTGTTGTGTGTGGTAATCCAAGCTGTAAAGCATGCTCAAGGTGCATAGTTATAAAATCTTG ctCACGAACATGCCAGCATTTTGATTGGAGATCAGGGCATAGGTTTCAATGTCTTGTTGAGAAGGAAAATTCATCTGAAGCAGCATTGGTCAATCAAGCAAGACCTGCTTATGGAAATGTAATTTTTCATTGCctg gttgaaaatcataaaaactCAAATGAGGTGGAAGATAATGCTCATTTATCTATTCCTCTTTGCTTGGAATTTCTCTCAG GAAACACCAACTCTAGGGCCTTGAATTCAAGTTCTCTGTCTCAG GACGCAACCAATAATGCCCGGGAGGTTGAAGATCAATTGAGAAGCCTAAAAAAAGAATTGGCAAAGATTAA AGATGAGAACATAACACTACGGTCAGAGTGCGACGAATGGGGGGCACGAGCAAGGAATTCTATCGATAGACTTTACAGcttcaagaaagaaaatgaacacCAG ttgtttattttgaagcaAGAAAATGAATTGATATCAAATGCTGAGAAGCAAGCTTGTCAAATGATTAATAGTTTATCTCAGAGGCTACACTGCTTGCAGATTGCAGTGGAAAGTGGAGTTGAAGAGAGGCAAAAACAAGAAGAATATGTACATATGCTACag AATGAATGTACTAAGGCTAAGATAGAGCTACAAGAACAGAACAAGTGCATCCAGAGGCTCGCACTGGAGCTTGATAAGACCACTCAATTTGTT GGTTGTTCAATTTGTCTAACCAATGAGAAGAACATGACCTTTGGTTGTGGACACATG ACTTGTTTAGAGTGTGGATCAAAAATTCACAAGTGTCATATATGTCGAAGGAAGATCACCATCCGTATAAGGTTGTTTTCTGATTAA
- the LOC114424518 gene encoding ubiquitin carboxyl-terminal hydrolase 15-like isoform X2 produces MPAYGVNMNEMNLNCVLMIILMIILPILGLLLWLENKLSNNFCESNHYSKWKELVQINDEINSLLFGQDGNTSSAHCACSFCGRLSDIVTRCSCCNTAIYCSNACHVMHWRFCHKYECVEIEMSEDLLESPSHRTHCLLMEPENDKYSFNQLDEQKIYEGDAYYIEGGEEQNSVELSDETAMPRHGNINGINGCVVCGNPSCKACSRCIVIKSCSRTCQHFDWRSGHRFQCLVEKENSSEAALVNQARPAYGNVENHKNSNEVEDNAHLSIPLCLEFLSGNTNSRALNSSSLSQDATNNAREVEDQLRSLKKELAKIKDENITLRSECDEWGARARNSIDRLYSFKKENEHQLFILKQENELISNAEKQACQMINSLSQRLHCLQIAVESGVEERQKQEEYVHMLQNECTKAKIELQEQNKCIQRLALELDKTTQFVGCSICLTNEKNMTFGCGHMTCLECGSKIHKCHICRRKITIRIRLFSD; encoded by the exons ATGCCTGCTTATGGGGTAAACATGAATGAGATGAATCTAAATTGTGTCCTTATGATCATATTGATGATTATATTACCCATCCTAGGGTTGCTTTTGTGGCTAGAAAATAAGTTATCCAATAATTTCTGTGAGAGCAATCATTACTCCAAATGGAAGGAACTAGTTCAGATCAATGATGAAATAAACAGCCTACTCTTTGGACAAGATGGGAACACTAGTAGTGCACACTGTGCTTGCTCCTTCTGTGGCCGATTAAGCGACATAGTCACAAGATGTTCATGCTGCAACACTGCTATATATTG TTCAAATGCATGCCATGTTATGCACTGGAGGTTTTGCCATAAATATGAATGTGTCGAGATAGAAATGTCAGAAGATCTGCTGGAATCACCTTCTCATAGAACCCATTGCCTTCTCATGGAGCCTGAAAAC GATAAGTACTCATTCAATCAACTTGATGAGCAGAAAATATATGAGGGAGATGCTTACTACATTGAAGGAGGAGAAGAGCAAAATAGTGTTGAGTTGAGTGATGAAACAGCAATGCCTCGACATGGCAATATTAACGGTATCAATGGCTGTGTTGTGTGTGGTAATCCAAGCTGTAAAGCATGCTCAAGGTGCATAGTTATAAAATCTTG ctCACGAACATGCCAGCATTTTGATTGGAGATCAGGGCATAGGTTTCAATGTCTTGTTGAGAAGGAAAATTCATCTGAAGCAGCATTGGTCAATCAAGCAAGACCTGCTTATGGAAAT gttgaaaatcataaaaactCAAATGAGGTGGAAGATAATGCTCATTTATCTATTCCTCTTTGCTTGGAATTTCTCTCAG GAAACACCAACTCTAGGGCCTTGAATTCAAGTTCTCTGTCTCAG GACGCAACCAATAATGCCCGGGAGGTTGAAGATCAATTGAGAAGCCTAAAAAAAGAATTGGCAAAGATTAA AGATGAGAACATAACACTACGGTCAGAGTGCGACGAATGGGGGGCACGAGCAAGGAATTCTATCGATAGACTTTACAGcttcaagaaagaaaatgaacacCAG ttgtttattttgaagcaAGAAAATGAATTGATATCAAATGCTGAGAAGCAAGCTTGTCAAATGATTAATAGTTTATCTCAGAGGCTACACTGCTTGCAGATTGCAGTGGAAAGTGGAGTTGAAGAGAGGCAAAAACAAGAAGAATATGTACATATGCTACag AATGAATGTACTAAGGCTAAGATAGAGCTACAAGAACAGAACAAGTGCATCCAGAGGCTCGCACTGGAGCTTGATAAGACCACTCAATTTGTT GGTTGTTCAATTTGTCTAACCAATGAGAAGAACATGACCTTTGGTTGTGGACACATG ACTTGTTTAGAGTGTGGATCAAAAATTCACAAGTGTCATATATGTCGAAGGAAGATCACCATCCGTATAAGGTTGTTTTCTGATTAA
- the LOC114424518 gene encoding ubiquitin carboxyl-terminal hydrolase 15-like isoform X1, with the protein MPAYGVNMNEMNLNCVLMIILMIILPILGLLLWLENKLSNNFCESNHYSKWKELVQINDEINSLLFGQDGNTSSAHCACSFCGRLSDIVTRCSCCNTAIYCSNACHVMHWRFCHKYECVEIEMSEDLLESPSHRTHCLLMEPENDKYSFNQLDEQKIYEGDAYYIEGGEEQNSVELSDETAMPRHGNINGINGCVVCGNPSCKACSRCIVIKSCSRTCQHFDWRSGHRFQCLVEKENSSEAALVNQARPAYGNVIFHCLVENHKNSNEVEDNAHLSIPLCLEFLSGNTNSRALNSSSLSQDATNNAREVEDQLRSLKKELAKIKDENITLRSECDEWGARARNSIDRLYSFKKENEHQLFILKQENELISNAEKQACQMINSLSQRLHCLQIAVESGVEERQKQEEYVHMLQNECTKAKIELQEQNKCIQRLALELDKTTQFVGCSICLTNEKNMTFGCGHMTCLECGSKIHKCHICRRKITIRIRLFSD; encoded by the exons ATGCCTGCTTATGGGGTAAACATGAATGAGATGAATCTAAATTGTGTCCTTATGATCATATTGATGATTATATTACCCATCCTAGGGTTGCTTTTGTGGCTAGAAAATAAGTTATCCAATAATTTCTGTGAGAGCAATCATTACTCCAAATGGAAGGAACTAGTTCAGATCAATGATGAAATAAACAGCCTACTCTTTGGACAAGATGGGAACACTAGTAGTGCACACTGTGCTTGCTCCTTCTGTGGCCGATTAAGCGACATAGTCACAAGATGTTCATGCTGCAACACTGCTATATATTG TTCAAATGCATGCCATGTTATGCACTGGAGGTTTTGCCATAAATATGAATGTGTCGAGATAGAAATGTCAGAAGATCTGCTGGAATCACCTTCTCATAGAACCCATTGCCTTCTCATGGAGCCTGAAAAC GATAAGTACTCATTCAATCAACTTGATGAGCAGAAAATATATGAGGGAGATGCTTACTACATTGAAGGAGGAGAAGAGCAAAATAGTGTTGAGTTGAGTGATGAAACAGCAATGCCTCGACATGGCAATATTAACGGTATCAATGGCTGTGTTGTGTGTGGTAATCCAAGCTGTAAAGCATGCTCAAGGTGCATAGTTATAAAATCTTG ctCACGAACATGCCAGCATTTTGATTGGAGATCAGGGCATAGGTTTCAATGTCTTGTTGAGAAGGAAAATTCATCTGAAGCAGCATTGGTCAATCAAGCAAGACCTGCTTATGGAAATGTAATTTTTCATTGCctg gttgaaaatcataaaaactCAAATGAGGTGGAAGATAATGCTCATTTATCTATTCCTCTTTGCTTGGAATTTCTCTCAG GAAACACCAACTCTAGGGCCTTGAATTCAAGTTCTCTGTCTCAG GACGCAACCAATAATGCCCGGGAGGTTGAAGATCAATTGAGAAGCCTAAAAAAAGAATTGGCAAAGATTAA AGATGAGAACATAACACTACGGTCAGAGTGCGACGAATGGGGGGCACGAGCAAGGAATTCTATCGATAGACTTTACAGcttcaagaaagaaaatgaacacCAG ttgtttattttgaagcaAGAAAATGAATTGATATCAAATGCTGAGAAGCAAGCTTGTCAAATGATTAATAGTTTATCTCAGAGGCTACACTGCTTGCAGATTGCAGTGGAAAGTGGAGTTGAAGAGAGGCAAAAACAAGAAGAATATGTACATATGCTACag AATGAATGTACTAAGGCTAAGATAGAGCTACAAGAACAGAACAAGTGCATCCAGAGGCTCGCACTGGAGCTTGATAAGACCACTCAATTTGTT GGTTGTTCAATTTGTCTAACCAATGAGAAGAACATGACCTTTGGTTGTGGACACATG ACTTGTTTAGAGTGTGGATCAAAAATTCACAAGTGTCATATATGTCGAAGGAAGATCACCATCCGTATAAGGTTGTTTTCTGATTAA